In Natronococcus occultus SP4, the following proteins share a genomic window:
- a CDS encoding adenosylhomocysteinase, translating into MTDYPPISDQLDDLESAREEGRRKMDWAAQHMPILEHVREEFVDDQPFEGERIAMAMHVEAKTAMLVETLAEGGADVAVTGCNPLSTHDDVSAALDAHESITSYAKRGVDDEEYYDAIEAVIAHEPTVTVDDGMDLVAAIHEDYPELIDGIVGGAEETTTGVHRLRAMDEDGALDYPVFAVNDTPMKRLFDNVHGTGESSLASIAMTTNLSWAGKDVVVAGFGYCGKGVARKASGQNANVIVTEVEPRRALEAHMEGYEVMPMADAAEKGDVFLTTTGNRDVIVEEHFEKMDDGVLLANAGHFDIEIDLEALDELAVDRYEARDGVEAYELEDGRRLNVVAEGRLVNLAAPVSLGHPVEVMDQSFGVQAVCVRELLENSDAYDAGVHEVPDELDQEIAEIKLEAEGVEFDALTDTQREYMDSWDHGT; encoded by the coding sequence ATGACCGACTATCCGCCGATCAGCGATCAGCTGGACGACCTCGAGTCCGCACGGGAGGAGGGTCGTCGCAAGATGGACTGGGCCGCCCAGCACATGCCCATCCTCGAGCACGTCCGCGAGGAGTTCGTCGACGACCAGCCCTTCGAGGGCGAGCGCATCGCGATGGCGATGCACGTCGAGGCGAAGACGGCGATGCTCGTCGAGACCCTCGCGGAGGGCGGCGCCGACGTTGCGGTGACGGGCTGTAATCCGCTCTCGACCCACGACGACGTTTCTGCGGCGCTGGACGCCCACGAGTCGATCACCAGCTACGCGAAACGCGGCGTCGACGACGAGGAGTACTACGACGCCATCGAGGCCGTCATCGCCCACGAACCCACCGTCACCGTCGACGACGGGATGGACCTCGTCGCCGCGATCCACGAGGACTACCCCGAGCTGATCGACGGCATCGTCGGCGGTGCGGAGGAGACCACCACGGGCGTTCACCGGCTGCGCGCGATGGACGAGGACGGCGCGCTCGACTACCCCGTCTTCGCGGTCAACGACACGCCCATGAAGCGCCTGTTCGACAACGTCCACGGCACCGGCGAGTCCTCGCTGGCCTCGATCGCGATGACCACGAACCTCTCGTGGGCCGGCAAGGACGTCGTCGTCGCCGGCTTCGGCTACTGCGGGAAGGGCGTCGCCCGGAAGGCGTCGGGCCAGAACGCGAACGTCATCGTCACCGAGGTCGAACCCCGTCGGGCACTGGAGGCCCACATGGAAGGCTACGAGGTCATGCCGATGGCCGACGCGGCCGAGAAGGGCGACGTCTTCCTGACGACGACGGGCAACCGGGACGTCATCGTCGAGGAGCACTTCGAGAAGATGGACGACGGCGTCCTGCTGGCCAACGCCGGCCACTTCGACATCGAGATCGACCTCGAGGCGCTCGACGAGCTCGCGGTCGACCGCTACGAGGCTCGAGACGGCGTCGAGGCGTACGAGCTCGAGGACGGCCGCCGGCTGAACGTCGTCGCGGAGGGACGGCTCGTCAACCTCGCCGCGCCCGTCTCGCTGGGCCACCCCGTCGAGGTCATGGACCAGTCCTTCGGCGTGCAGGCGGTCTGTGTGCGCGAACTGCTCGAGAACAGCGACGCCTACGACGCGGGCGTCCACGAGGTGCCCGACGAGCTCGATCAGGAGATCGCCGAGATCAAACTCGAGGCAGAGGGCGTCGAGTTCGACGCGCTGACCGACACCCAGCGCGAGTACATGGATAGCTGGGACCACGGGACGTAG